A part of Leptospira mtsangambouensis genomic DNA contains:
- a CDS encoding PP2C family protein-serine/threonine phosphatase, which yields MYTKQALKILVVDDNETNIEIITHILLGQGYEVAVAYDGEYALELAEALDFDLILLDILLPGISGLDVAKRLLVMERSKNTPILFLSALNETSDIVKGLETGAVDYITKPFQESEILARIRTHIKIKTLEKERIDLLQAIQKDLELAKSNQENLVTFQFPPSPLYQIYTSYKPMELVGGDLITYDLLPSGDLDILFGDVTGHGIAAAMVSLMAIITFKTMDKSFLSPSESLYWIHSTLTPLISTHFISAIYLRYKAEENLLSYSMAGHHHMFLIRENKIIKLGTKGFCLMMFPDQLNAENEDIFLNSGDRLFLFSDGMFEVPNENEEYLGDQKFAELIETRIHLPSKEFLESIQDEVLVYSGGKVADDMTMLLLEIK from the coding sequence TCTTGGTAGTCGATGATAACGAAACCAATATTGAGATTATCACTCATATTTTACTTGGGCAAGGATATGAAGTGGCGGTTGCTTACGATGGTGAATATGCCCTAGAGTTGGCGGAGGCACTTGACTTTGACTTAATTTTACTGGACATTCTACTTCCTGGGATTAGTGGACTTGATGTTGCCAAACGTTTACTTGTGATGGAACGGTCAAAAAACACTCCGATTCTTTTTTTATCTGCACTCAACGAAACAAGCGATATAGTCAAAGGATTAGAAACAGGAGCCGTTGATTACATCACAAAACCATTTCAAGAGTCCGAAATTTTAGCTAGGATCAGAACTCATATCAAAATCAAAACTTTAGAAAAAGAAAGAATCGATCTTCTACAGGCCATTCAAAAAGATTTGGAACTTGCCAAATCAAATCAAGAAAATTTAGTCACCTTCCAATTTCCACCTTCCCCACTCTATCAAATTTATACTTCTTATAAACCTATGGAATTAGTTGGTGGGGATTTAATCACCTACGATTTGTTACCCTCTGGTGATTTGGACATTTTATTTGGAGATGTAACAGGCCACGGAATTGCCGCAGCTATGGTTTCTCTTATGGCCATCATTACTTTCAAAACCATGGATAAATCTTTTTTATCACCGAGCGAAAGTTTATATTGGATTCATAGTACACTCACTCCTCTTATCAGCACTCATTTCATCAGTGCAATTTATTTACGTTATAAAGCAGAAGAAAATCTTTTGTCATACTCCATGGCTGGACACCATCATATGTTTTTGATTCGTGAAAACAAAATCATCAAACTCGGGACAAAGGGATTTTGCCTAATGATGTTCCCCGATCAACTCAATGCGGAAAACGAAGATATTTTTTTAAACTCAGGGGACAGGTTATTTCTTTTTTCTGATGGGATGTTTGAAGTTCCCAATGAAAACGAAGAATATTTGGGAGACCAAAAATTTGCAGAACTCATCGAAACAAGAATCCATCTTCCTTCAAAAGAATTTCTGGAATCCATTCAGGATGAAGTTTTAGTTTATTCTGGTGGGAAAGTCGCAGACGACATGACTATGTTACTTTTGGAAATCAAATGA